The following proteins come from a genomic window of Neofelis nebulosa isolate mNeoNeb1 chromosome 5, mNeoNeb1.pri, whole genome shotgun sequence:
- the LOC131511426 gene encoding LOW QUALITY PROTEIN: olfactory receptor 5AC1-like (The sequence of the model RefSeq protein was modified relative to this genomic sequence to represent the inferred CDS: inserted 1 base in 1 codon), translating into MAEENKTQVTEFVLMGLTDLPGLQVPLFLVFLVIYLTTMVGNLGLVALIWKDTHLHNPMYLFLGSLAFADACTSSSVTPRMLVNFLSKNHAISLSDCLAQFYIFGSSATTECFLLVVMAYDRYVAICNPLLYPVMISNNLCTQFIGVSYFIGFLHSAIHVGLLFRLIFCRSNEIHCFYCEIIQLFKISCTDPTVNTLLVLVFSALVQVFTFMTIMVSYTRVLFAILKKKSEKGRSRAFSTCSAHLXVSLFYGTLFFMYVRPGSGYTEDHDKIYSLFYTIIIPLLNPFIYSLRNKEVIGALRRIMKK; encoded by the exons ATGGcagaagaaaataagacacaGGTGACGGAGTTTGTTCTCATGGGACTTACAGATCTTCCAGGGCTGCAGGTCCCCCTGTTCCTGGTGTTCTTGGTCATCTATCTCACCACCATGGTGGGCAACCTTGGTCTGGTTGCTCTCATCTGGAAGGACACCCACCTTCACAACCCCATGTACTTATTCCTCGGCAGTTTGGCCTTTGCAGATGCCTGTACTTCATCCTCTGTAACTCCCAGGATGCTTGTAAATTTTTTATCCAAGAATCATGCGATATCTCTTTCTGACTGTCTGGCtcagttttacatttttggttCCAGTGCCACCACAGAGTGCTTCCTCCTGGTagtgatggcctatgaccgctatgtaGCCATTTGCAACCCTTTGCTTTATCCAGTCATGATATCCAATAACCTCTGTACTCAGTTCATTggagtttcatattttattggttttctaCATTCAGCAATTCATGTGGGTTTGTTATTTAGATTAATTTTCTGCAGGTCCAATGAAATACATTGTTTCTACTGTGAAATTATAcaacttttcaaaatttcttgCACTGATCCTACAGTTAATACACTTCTGGTTTTAGTCTTTTCGGCCTTAGTACAAGTCTTCACTTTTATGACCATCATGGTGTCTTATACCCGTGTCCTCTTTGCCATCCTGAAAAAGAAGTCTGAAAAGGGCAGGAGCAGAGCCTTCTCCACGTGCAGCGCCCACC CTGTTTCCTTGTTCTATGGCACTCTCTTCTTCATGTATGTGCGTCCTGGGTCTGGCTACACTGAAGATCAtgataaaatttattctttattttacacAATAATAATTCCTCTGCTAAATCCTTTTATTTACAGCTTGAGGAACAAAGAGGTTATAGGTGCCTTGAgaagaataatgaagaaataa